One Rosa chinensis cultivar Old Blush chromosome 3, RchiOBHm-V2, whole genome shotgun sequence DNA window includes the following coding sequences:
- the LOC121052307 gene encoding triacylglycerol lipase 2-like — translation MGTISRYDGIFQVTTEDGYILGLQRIPSGRSSNNSTSQKLPVLLQHGLTMDAAAWLINPPDQALAFILADKGFDVWLANARGTQASRGHQSLSTNDPTYWEWTWDQLATYDLPAFYNYVNNQTGQKVHYVGHSLGTLSVLAALSQQKLSNTLRSAALLSPVAYLGQITTMLGKISAQSHSADGLYASGIREYPPQGVAGQNLETFLCSQPGVDCSNFMAAVTGPNCCITPTSSNLIFQHIPQSTSTKNMVHLSEMIRRGTITMFDYNFPAINMQHYNQLTPPVYNMASIPKDVPLFLGYGGRDALSDVNDVKALLNDLSDHDKDKLVEQYVEEYAHMDFIMGGNANQKVYDPLLTFFGQH, via the exons ATGGGAACTATATCTAGATATGATGGAATATTTCAGGTAACGACAGAAGATGGTTACATCCTCGGATTGCAGAGGATTCCATCTGGACGTTCCAGTAACAATTCGACCTCTCAGAAGCTGCCTGTTTTATTACAACATGGACTTACGATG GATGCTGCAGCATGGCTAATCAATCCTCCAGATCAAGCTTTGGCGTTTATCTTAGCCGACAAGGGGTTTGATGTATGGCTTGCTAATGCTCGAGGAACGCAGGCTAGCCGTGGACACCAATCACTTAGTACTAATGATCCG ACTTATTGGGAATGGACATGGGATCAATTGGCTACTTATGATCTTCCTGCTTTCTATAATTATGTGAACAATCAAACAGGACAGAAAGTACACTATGTTGGCCATTCACTG GGAACATTGTCAGTATTAGCTGCCTTGTCACAACAAAAGCTGAGTAACACACTAAGATCAGCTGCTTTACTTAGCCCGGTTGCTTATCTGGGTCAGATCACCACAATGTTGGGAAAAATTTCTGCTCAATCACATTCTGCTGAT GGACTCTACGCCTCTGGTATCCGCGAATATCCTCCTCAAGG GGTAGCTGGACAGAACTTGGAGACATTTCTCTGCTCACAACCGGGTGTGGACTGCTCCAATTTTATGGCGGCTGTAACCG GTCCTAATTGCTGCATAACTCCAACAAGTTCAAATCTTATCTTTCAGCATATACCACAGTCCACTTCCACAAAAAATATGGTACATTTGTCTGAAA TGATCAGGAGAGGAACAATAACAATGTTTGATTACAATTTTCCGGCCATTAACATGCAACACTACAATCAGCTTACTCCTCCGGTGTACAACATGGCAAGCATTCCGAAAGATGTTCCACTTTTCTTGGGCTATGGAGGGAGAGATGCACTTTCGGACGTCAATGATGTGAAGGCTTTGCTTAATGACCTTAGTGATCATGACAAGGACAAGCTTGTGGAACAATACGTGGAGGAGTATGCTCATATGGATTTCATTATGGGAGGGAATGCCAATCAAAAAGTCTACGATCCTCTGCTCACTTTCTTCGGGCAGCATTGA
- the LOC112194436 gene encoding uncharacterized protein LOC112194436, with protein sequence MTRFGFARGWISMVMQCVSTVQYSFFIRGRPRGYVSPSRGLRQGDPLSPYLFLLGAEGFLALLQKSLVAGTLPGIAVCPNAPPINHLLFADDSMLYARASLEACSVIQEVLETYRRAYGQVVNFAKSSVVFSKNVPVDIQDDISGVLRVEVVESHAKYLGLPTYVGCKKTATFQYIKERLSKKLTSWHGKLLSGAGKDILIRVVAQALPNYAMSVFQLTKSFCDDLEQQCARFWWGSTLDKRKIHWKNWNALCNPKEDGGLGFRSLSNFNSAMLAKQAWRIVNHPSSLVARIYKARYFPDTSFWEVTSHASPSYSWRSIFSTRDMLKDSCYWQVGNGENIDIYSDLWVVALPLGRPIPSGLATVEVSKVHELLSGTGGWNIPLLQEIFTGEEATAVATIPLSRRAVIDRLCWKLSKDGKFSERNDRVWNQKRCEARDVSLGIVSRLQEFTVHNLKPYQPKVKRGAVWKAPPVGVVKVNVDGAFHHTSRKGGLGFVFRNENGIMLGGGSWPLSGLNSPKHVEILACKVALEFAEVHGFGPVILETDALEVQCQLSLHDSVNLSGLGRIYDDVVALLEAHSVIQVTHVGRKEFYKLQLQLTFVLCNLFFL encoded by the exons ATGACCCGGTTTGGCTTTGCTAGAGGTTGGATTTCTATGGTGATGCAATGCGTGAGTACAGTGCAGTACTCCTTTTTTATCAGAGGGCGGCCACGAGGATATGTTTCCCCTAGCAGGGGATTAAGACAAGGTGATCCATTGTCACcttatctttttcttctggGAGCAGAAGGATTTTTAGCTTTACTCCAGAAGAGTCTAGTTGCAGGTACTCTGCCAGGCATTGCAGTTTGTCCTAATGCACCCCCGATAAATCACTTGTTGTTTGCGGATGATAGTATGCTCTATGCTCGGGCTTCGTTGGAAGCATGTAGTGTCATTCAGGAAGTGTTGGAGACTTATAGGAGAGCTTATGGTCAGGTGGTTAATTTTGCCAAGAGTTCGGTGGTGTTTAGCAAAAATGTACCGGTTGATATACAGGATGATATTTCTGGTGTATTGCGTGTGGAGGTGGTGGAGTCTCATGCCAAATATCTAGGTCTTCCCACTTATGTAGGGTGTAAGAAAACAGCTACTTTTCAGTATATCAAGGAGAGATTGTCAAAAAAGCTTACTTCATGGCACGGTAAATTATTGAGTGGTGCAGGAAAAGATATTTTGATTAGGGTGGTGGCTCAGGCGTTACCTAATTATGCAATGAGTGTCTTTCAACTTACTAAGAGTTTTTGTGATGATCTGGAACAACAGTGTGCACGATTTTGGTGGGGAAGCACGTTAGATAAACGGAAAATCCACTGGAAGAATTGGAATGCTTTGTGTAATCCGAAGGAAGATGGTGGGTTAGGCTTTCGAAGCCTATCCAATTTCAACTCTGCTATGCTAGCCAAACAAGCTTGGAGGATTGTGAATCACCCTTCATCGCTTGTTGCTCGGATTTATAAAGCGAGATATTTTCCGGATACTTCTTTCTGGGAGGTAACTTCTCATGCTTCTCCCTCGTACTCGTGGAGAAGCATTTTCTCAACTCGAGATATGCTGAAAGATAGTTGCTACTGGCAGGTGGGCAATGGAGAGAATATTGATATCTACTCAGATCTTTGGGTAGTGGCTTTACCGCTTGGGAGGCCCATACCTTCAGGATTGGCTACAGTTGAGGTTAGTAAAGTTCACGAGTTGTTAAGTGGTACTGGTGGATGGAACATTCCTTTGTTACAAGAAATTTTCACAGGGGAGGAAGCCACGGCAGTTGCTACAATTCCATTGAGTAGGAGAGCAGTCATTGATAGGCTTTGTTGGAAGCTTTCGAAGGATGGAAAGTTCTCG GAAAGAAATGATCGGGTTTGGAATCAAAAGAGGTGTGAGGCCAGGGATGTGAGTTTGGGGATTGTCTCTAGGCTGCAAGAATTTACGGTTCACAATTTGAAACCCTACCAACCTAAGGTTAAACGTGGAGCAGTGTGGAAAGCTCCTCCTGTGGGGGTGGTGAAGGTCAATGTTGATGGGGCATTCCATCACACTTCCAGGAAGGGTGGCTTGGGTTTTGTTTTCAGAAATGAGAATGGAATAATGCTGGGTGGTGGCTCCTGGCCCTTGAGCGGGTTGAATTCCCCAAAACATGTTGAAATTTTGGCATGCAAGGTTGCTTTAGAGTTTGCGGAGGTGCATGGTTTTGGACCTGTTATTTTAGAGACTGATGCTTTAGAGGTTCAGTGTCAACTTTCTTTGCATGACTCTGTCAATTTATCAGGGCTAGGTAGAATATATGATGACGTTGTGGCTCTCTTGGAGGCTCACAGTGTTATCCAGGTGactcatgtgggtaggaaag AATTTTACAAGCTGCAATTGCAGTTGACCTTTGTACTGTGtaatcttttcttcctttaa